One window of the Streptococcus parasanguinis ATCC 15912 genome contains the following:
- a CDS encoding cupredoxin domain-containing protein translates to MFGLVISIVCILVVVFIAWWFFAEHEKMSDHARQKSGYQEIEVEVMGGYSPETIVLKKNVPARIIFNRKDPSSCLDQVVFPDFGVHEDLPLGEKHVIEITPEKAGEYGYSCGMNMMHGHMIVE, encoded by the coding sequence ATGTTTGGATTGGTGATTAGTATTGTTTGTATACTTGTGGTTGTCTTTATTGCTTGGTGGTTCTTTGCAGAACATGAAAAGATGAGTGACCACGCTCGTCAAAAATCAGGTTATCAAGAAATTGAAGTCGAAGTCATGGGGGGCTATTCGCCTGAAACCATCGTTCTGAAAAAGAATGTTCCAGCCCGGATCATCTTTAACCGCAAGGATCCCTCTTCATGTCTTGACCAAGTGGTCTTTCCAGACTTTGGGGTGCATGAAGATTTGCCTTTGGGTGAAAAACATGTCATTGAAATTACGCCAGAAAAAGCGGGCGAATATGGGTATTCATGTGGTATGAATATGATGCATGGTCACATGATTGTGGAATAA
- a CDS encoding CopY/TcrY family copper transport repressor produces MQISNAEWRIMKIIWMEGKQTSTDLIAVLSERFDWSKSTIKTLLTRLVEKGCLTREKAGKAFVYSALLTQDQSLDLVVEDVKDKVCSKRIVQVLENVIQASDFTLADLNQLQQVLEEKKAEAVEIVPCNCM; encoded by the coding sequence ATGCAAATTTCCAATGCGGAATGGCGCATCATGAAGATTATCTGGATGGAAGGCAAGCAGACCAGCACGGATTTGATCGCAGTCTTGTCCGAGCGCTTTGATTGGTCGAAGTCGACGATCAAGACCCTCTTGACGCGCTTAGTGGAAAAGGGGTGTCTGACTAGAGAAAAAGCAGGCAAAGCCTTTGTCTACTCGGCTCTGTTGACGCAGGACCAGAGTTTAGACTTGGTCGTTGAGGATGTGAAGGACAAGGTTTGTTCAAAAAGGATTGTTCAGGTGCTTGAAAACGTGATTCAGGCGAGTGACTTTACGCTAGCAGATCTTAATCAGCTGCAGCAGGTCCTTGAAGAAAAGAAAGCAGAGGCTGTCGAAATAGTCCCTTGCAATTGTATGTAA
- a CDS encoding SGNH/GDSL hydrolase family protein: MAVQLLEDWLLKEQEKIITTYRELNQDPLKEPGLIFIGDSIVEYFPIHELLQSPKHMVNRGVRGYKTVLLREHLDAHVFGTAVDQIFLLIGTNDIGKEIPQKDTLDNVEAVLQAIMRDFPLTNINLISVLPVSQGERYKQKVYIRTNEKIQALNQAYQELAQAYHQVSYVDVYSSLLDEEGQLAEAYTTDGLHLSVAGYRILAQALQETL; the protein is encoded by the coding sequence ATGGCAGTACAACTGTTAGAAGACTGGCTCTTAAAGGAGCAGGAAAAAATCATAACAACCTATCGGGAACTCAATCAAGACCCTCTGAAGGAGCCTGGTTTGATCTTTATCGGAGACTCCATCGTAGAGTATTTTCCCATTCATGAACTATTACAAAGTCCCAAGCACATGGTCAATCGAGGAGTGCGAGGCTATAAGACGGTTCTCCTTCGTGAGCATCTAGACGCCCATGTCTTTGGAACGGCGGTGGATCAGATCTTTCTTTTGATTGGGACCAATGATATCGGAAAAGAAATTCCTCAAAAGGATACCTTAGATAATGTAGAAGCAGTCTTACAAGCGATCATGCGTGACTTTCCACTGACGAACATCAACCTGATCTCGGTTCTACCAGTCAGTCAAGGAGAGCGCTACAAACAAAAAGTCTATATCCGGACCAATGAAAAAATTCAAGCCCTCAACCAGGCCTATCAAGAATTGGCCCAGGCCTACCACCAGGTCAGCTATGTCGATGTGTATTCGTCTTTATTGGATGAAGAGGGGCAGTTGGCAGAAGCCTATACGACAGATGGCCTTCATTTAAGTGTGGCTGGTTACCGCATCCTAGCTCAAGCTCTGCAGGAGACGTTATAG